A portion of the Stella humosa genome contains these proteins:
- a CDS encoding TAXI family TRAP transporter solute-binding subunit yields MTLHTKSILAALAVSAACAAPAAAADIKLMTGPQGGVWVPLGGQLKDMWEKAIPGLSVQSLPGAGIANMRGIEESKTEIGFGNSISTVDALAGNAPFNKPHNTICNIATLYPQYYQLVTPTAAGIKSVKDLKGKSITTQPRGNTGELITAQLLKVHGLAYSDVKVSFVSYTDSVTQMQDGHAVAFGLGTAIPAGSIMDLASARDITLMDLSDSLEGMKKLNPGYTLVTVPKGTYAKQDRDVQVIGYATHVAAACKLPADQVYTMTKTMAANVPSMAAVYKGITGLTPKAMAEDIGVPFHPGAAKFYAESGITVKTR; encoded by the coding sequence ATGACCCTTCATACCAAGTCGATTCTGGCTGCGCTCGCAGTCTCCGCCGCGTGCGCCGCACCCGCCGCTGCCGCGGACATCAAGCTGATGACCGGTCCCCAGGGCGGGGTCTGGGTGCCGCTGGGCGGCCAGCTCAAGGACATGTGGGAAAAGGCCATTCCCGGCCTGTCGGTGCAGTCGCTGCCGGGCGCCGGCATCGCCAACATGCGCGGCATCGAGGAATCGAAGACCGAGATCGGCTTCGGCAATTCCATCTCCACCGTCGATGCGCTGGCCGGCAACGCGCCCTTCAACAAGCCCCACAACACCATCTGCAACATCGCCACGCTCTACCCGCAATACTACCAGCTCGTCACGCCGACCGCTGCCGGCATCAAGTCGGTCAAGGACCTGAAGGGCAAGAGCATCACCACCCAGCCGCGCGGCAACACGGGCGAGCTGATCACCGCCCAGTTGCTGAAGGTGCATGGGCTGGCCTACAGCGACGTGAAGGTCAGCTTCGTGTCCTACACGGACTCGGTGACGCAGATGCAGGACGGCCACGCGGTCGCCTTCGGCCTCGGCACCGCCATCCCCGCCGGGTCGATCATGGACCTGGCCTCGGCCCGCGACATCACCCTGATGGACCTGTCCGACAGCCTGGAGGGCATGAAGAAGCTCAATCCCGGCTACACGCTGGTGACCGTGCCCAAGGGTACCTATGCCAAGCAGGACCGGGACGTCCAGGTCATCGGCTATGCCACGCACGTCGCGGCCGCCTGCAAGCTGCCGGCCGATCAGGTCTACACCATGACCAAGACGATGGCGGCCAACGTGCCGTCGATGGCGGCCGTCTACAAGGGCATCACCGGGCTGACCCCCAAGGCGATGGCCGAGGATATCGGCGTTCCCTTCCACCCCGGCGCGGCAAAATTCTATGCCGAATCCGGCATTACGGTGAAGACGCGCTGA
- the hutH gene encoding histidine ammonia-lyase, whose product MRATIEVGVGTHGLDAWAAVLREGAAVRLDPAARGAVEAGAATVAAIVGRGAPVYGVNTGFGKLAHARIEAEDLATLQRNLVLSHAVGLGAPLADSTVRLVLALKLASLARGASGVRWETVLFLEAMLAADILPLIPSQGSVGASGDLAPLAHMAATMIGVGEARGAGRTMPAAAALATAGLAPLQLGPKEGLALLNGTQVSTALALSGLFAIERVFRSALVTGALSLDAALGSDTPFDARIHALRGHPGQRDVAAALRILTADSQIRASHKECGKVQDPYCLRCQPQVMGACLDLLRNAAATLAIEADAVSDNPLVFADTGEVLSGGNFHAEPVAFAADLLALAVAEIGSLAERRVAMLTDGSISGLPPFLTRHAGLNSGFMIAHVTAAALASENKQRAAPASIDSLPTSANQEDHVSMATHAARRLGEMAENAAGIVGIELLCAAQGIDFHAPLASSPMLERARGALRAVVAHLDDDRFLAPDLAAARDLVSGGAIERSAADAWDRVALA is encoded by the coding sequence ATGAGGGCAACGATCGAGGTCGGCGTCGGCACGCACGGGCTGGATGCCTGGGCGGCCGTGCTGCGCGAGGGTGCGGCCGTGCGGCTCGACCCGGCCGCGCGCGGGGCGGTGGAGGCCGGGGCCGCGACGGTGGCCGCCATCGTCGGGCGCGGTGCGCCGGTCTATGGCGTCAATACCGGCTTCGGCAAGCTGGCCCACGCCCGCATCGAGGCCGAGGACCTGGCCACCCTGCAACGCAACCTGGTGCTGTCGCACGCCGTCGGGCTGGGGGCGCCGCTGGCCGATTCGACGGTGCGGCTTGTCCTGGCGCTGAAGCTGGCCAGCCTTGCTCGCGGCGCATCGGGCGTGCGGTGGGAAACGGTGCTTTTCCTGGAGGCGATGCTGGCGGCCGACATCCTGCCGCTCATCCCCTCCCAGGGGTCGGTCGGTGCGTCGGGCGACCTGGCGCCGCTGGCGCACATGGCGGCCACCATGATCGGCGTCGGCGAGGCGCGCGGGGCGGGGCGGACGATGCCGGCTGCGGCTGCCCTGGCGACCGCCGGCCTGGCGCCGCTGCAGCTTGGCCCCAAGGAGGGGCTGGCCCTGCTGAACGGGACCCAGGTCTCGACCGCGCTGGCGCTGTCGGGCCTGTTCGCGATCGAGCGGGTGTTCCGCTCGGCCCTGGTGACGGGCGCCTTGTCGCTCGATGCGGCCCTCGGCTCCGACACGCCGTTCGACGCGCGCATCCATGCCCTGCGCGGCCATCCCGGCCAGCGCGACGTGGCCGCCGCCCTGCGCATCCTGACAGCCGACAGCCAGATCCGCGCCTCGCACAAGGAGTGCGGCAAGGTGCAGGACCCCTACTGCCTGCGCTGCCAGCCGCAGGTGATGGGGGCGTGCCTGGACCTGCTGCGCAATGCCGCCGCCACGCTGGCGATCGAGGCCGACGCGGTGTCGGACAACCCGCTCGTCTTCGCCGACACGGGCGAGGTGCTGTCCGGCGGCAACTTCCACGCCGAGCCGGTGGCGTTCGCGGCCGACCTGCTGGCGCTGGCGGTGGCCGAGATCGGCTCGCTGGCCGAGCGCCGGGTGGCGATGCTGACCGACGGCTCGATCAGCGGCCTGCCGCCCTTCCTCACCCGCCATGCCGGCCTCAATTCCGGCTTCATGATCGCCCATGTGACGGCAGCCGCCCTGGCGTCCGAGAACAAGCAGCGTGCCGCACCCGCCAGCATCGACAGCCTGCCGACCTCGGCCAACCAGGAGGACCATGTGTCGATGGCGACCCACGCGGCGCGGCGCCTGGGCGAGATGGCCGAGAACGCCGCCGGCATCGTCGGCATCGAGCTTCTGTGCGCGGCCCAGGGCATCGACTTCCACGCCCCGCTGGCCTCCAGCCCGATGCTGGAACGCGCGCGCGGCGCCTTGCGGGCGGTGGTGGCACACCTCGACGACGACCGCTTCCTGGCCCCCGACTTGGCCGCCGCCCGCGACCTGGTATCAGGCGGGGCGATCGAGCGGTCGGCCGCCGATGCCTGGGACAGGGTGGCCCTCGCCTGA
- the hutU gene encoding urocanate hydratase: MNPRLDNARTVRAARGLQRTARSWQTEGALRMLMNNLDPEVAERPHELVVYGGIGRAARDWDSFDRIAAALTRLEDDQTLCVQSGKPVGVFRTHPDAPRVLIANSNLVGKWANWDHFHELDRKGLMMYGQMTAGSWIYIGSQGIVQGTYETFVEMGRQHYGGDLAGRWFLTGGLGGMGGAQPLAATMAGASMLAVECQASRIDMRLRTGYLDERADTIDEALAIIARAKAERRPVSVGLLGNAAEVFPELVRRGIRPDAVTDQTSAHDPINGYLPAGWSLAEWEDRRASDPKGVEAAALASMAVQVRAMLDFHRMGVPTVDYGNNIRQMARNVGVADAFDFPGFVPAYIRPLFCRGVGPFRWAALSGDPEDIYRTDARVKELMPDDRHLHHWLDMARARIRFQGLPARICWVGLGDRHRLGLAFNEMVARGEIGPIVIGRDHLDSGSVASPNRETEAMRDGSDAVADWPLLNALVNCASGATWVSIHHGGGVGIGYSQHAGMVVVCDGTQEAARRLERVLWNDPATGVMRHADAGYAEAVECARQHQLDLPFLAR, encoded by the coding sequence ATGAACCCTCGCCTGGACAATGCCCGCACCGTCCGCGCCGCGCGCGGGCTGCAACGCACCGCCCGGAGCTGGCAGACCGAGGGCGCGCTGCGGATGCTGATGAACAACCTCGACCCGGAGGTGGCGGAACGCCCGCACGAGCTGGTGGTCTATGGCGGGATCGGGCGGGCGGCGCGCGACTGGGATTCCTTCGACCGCATCGCGGCCGCCCTGACCCGGCTGGAGGACGACCAGACCCTGTGCGTCCAGTCCGGCAAACCGGTCGGCGTCTTCCGCACCCACCCCGACGCCCCGCGGGTGCTGATCGCCAACTCCAACCTCGTCGGCAAATGGGCCAACTGGGACCATTTCCACGAGCTCGATCGCAAGGGCCTGATGATGTACGGCCAGATGACGGCCGGATCCTGGATCTATATCGGCTCGCAGGGGATCGTGCAGGGCACCTACGAGACCTTCGTGGAGATGGGGCGCCAGCACTATGGCGGCGACCTGGCGGGGCGCTGGTTCCTGACCGGCGGGCTGGGCGGCATGGGCGGGGCGCAGCCGCTGGCCGCCACCATGGCCGGCGCCTCGATGCTGGCGGTCGAATGCCAGGCGAGCCGCATCGACATGCGCCTGCGCACCGGCTACCTCGACGAACGCGCCGACACGATCGACGAGGCGCTGGCGATCATCGCCCGCGCCAAGGCCGAGCGGCGCCCGGTCTCGGTCGGGCTGCTGGGCAACGCGGCCGAGGTGTTCCCCGAGTTGGTGCGACGCGGCATCCGCCCGGACGCCGTGACCGACCAGACATCCGCCCACGACCCGATCAACGGCTACCTGCCGGCCGGCTGGAGCCTGGCGGAGTGGGAAGACCGGCGGGCGAGCGACCCCAAGGGGGTCGAGGCCGCCGCGCTCGCCTCGATGGCAGTCCAGGTGCGCGCCATGCTGGATTTCCACCGCATGGGCGTGCCCACGGTCGATTATGGCAACAACATCCGCCAGATGGCGCGCAATGTCGGCGTGGCCGACGCCTTCGACTTCCCGGGCTTCGTGCCGGCCTACATCCGCCCGCTCTTCTGCCGCGGCGTCGGGCCGTTCCGCTGGGCCGCGCTCTCCGGCGATCCCGAGGACATCTACCGCACCGACGCACGGGTGAAGGAACTGATGCCGGACGACCGGCACCTGCACCACTGGCTCGACATGGCGCGTGCGCGCATCCGCTTCCAGGGACTGCCGGCGCGCATCTGCTGGGTCGGGCTGGGCGACCGCCACCGGCTGGGCTTGGCCTTCAACGAGATGGTGGCCAGGGGCGAGATCGGCCCCATCGTCATCGGCCGCGACCATCTCGATTCGGGCTCGGTCGCCAGCCCCAACCGCGAGACCGAGGCGATGCGGGACGGCAGCGACGCGGTGGCCGACTGGCCGCTCTTGAACGCGCTCGTCAACTGCGCCAGCGGCGCCACCTGGGTTTCCATCCACCATGGCGGCGGCGTCGGCATCGGCTATTCGCAGCATGCCGGCATGGTCGTGGTCTGCGACGGCACGCAGGAAGCCGCGCGCCGGCTGGAGCGCGTGCTGTGGAACGACCCCGCCACCGGCGTCATGCGCCACGCCGACGCCGGCTATGCCGAGGCGGTGGAATGCGCCCGCCAGCACCAGCTCGACCTGCCCTTCCTCGCCCGCTGA
- a CDS encoding phytanoyl-CoA dioxygenase family protein — MMPTDADIRAYREDGAVCLRGVLGPEWRRLLEAGVERNLREPGRFAKTYTPDGKPGLFFGDYCNWQRIPEYEEVLRHSPLAALAGALMGSAKVNLFHEHVLVKEPATEERTPWHHDQPYYVVDGSHIISMWIPLDPVARETSLEFVAGSHRSGQWYTPRRFADGNDHPAQQKNFTPVPDIEGDRDRWRIVGWALEPGDLIAFHGLALHGAPGNSTGNRRRVVSARWTGDDARYVLRDGFMSPPPPEVGAPAVGAAMDSPAFPVVWRA; from the coding sequence ATGATGCCGACCGATGCCGATATCCGGGCCTATCGCGAGGATGGGGCCGTCTGCCTCCGCGGCGTGCTGGGTCCCGAATGGCGCCGCCTGCTGGAAGCCGGAGTCGAGCGCAACCTGCGCGAGCCCGGCCGGTTCGCGAAGACGTACACGCCCGACGGCAAGCCCGGCCTCTTCTTCGGCGACTACTGCAATTGGCAGCGCATCCCCGAATACGAGGAGGTGCTGCGCCATTCGCCCCTGGCGGCGCTGGCCGGCGCCCTGATGGGATCGGCCAAGGTGAACCTCTTCCACGAGCATGTGCTGGTGAAGGAGCCGGCCACCGAGGAACGGACCCCCTGGCATCACGACCAGCCCTACTACGTCGTCGACGGCAGCCACATCATCAGCATGTGGATCCCGCTCGACCCGGTCGCGCGCGAGACCAGCCTGGAGTTCGTCGCCGGATCGCACCGGTCGGGGCAATGGTACACGCCGCGGCGCTTCGCCGACGGCAACGACCATCCGGCCCAGCAGAAGAACTTCACGCCCGTGCCCGACATCGAGGGCGACCGTGACCGCTGGCGCATCGTCGGCTGGGCGCTGGAGCCGGGCGACCTGATCGCCTTCCACGGGCTGGCGCTGCATGGCGCGCCGGGCAATTCCACGGGCAATCGCCGGCGGGTGGTGTCGGCGCGCTGGACCGGCGACGATGCCCGCTATGTCCTGCGCGACGGCTTCATGTCGCCGCCCCCGCCCGAGGTGGGGGCACCCGCCGTCGGTGCGGCCATGGATTCCCCCGCCTTCCCCGTCGTCTGGCGCGCGTGA
- a CDS encoding alpha/beta hydrolase domain-containing protein has protein sequence MTNRTRIEITARTTFADGAEFGQAGAYEKLVGRAHYAVDPAAAAQAGIVDLDRAPRNADGLVEFAADVMILKPVDMARGNRRLFFGYGNRGNKRELQFFNDAPPTNDPATLAHAGNGYLFRRGYTIVWGAWEGDLLPGNGRLILDVPVATDGGKPITGPVRTEIIVDKPGTTVVPLSGRASTRSYPTVSLDPTQATLTRRRYQGDPRIAVAATEWAFARVEGGSGLDNQGAEQAIIPSDTHLHLPAGFQPGWIYELVYTARDPRVHGLGHVAVRDLVAFLKHDTGAGNPLAGGIDKAYAWGRSQTGRCIRDFLYQGYNADAGGRQVFEGVLPHVSGGGLMWMNHRFSLVVSPAGQQYEDHATMADRFPFSYAASVDPHSGREDAILKRPATDPLVLHTQSAIEYWQRRGSLVHTDAHGNDLAQPDNVRVYLWSSSQHFADPNVRRPAKGVCRQYLNIVQTSMLFRGMLDALDRWATDGTPPPASRIPLRAEGTLVTAEEWRQRFPAIPGVAQPTGVNACPLLDFGPRAADGIIDQEPPKVLAAEGYPTLVPAVDADGNDVAGVRAPMVGAPLGTYTGWNIRDRGFGHGAMHEFTGSYIPFPDTEEERDATRDPRPSVLARYGSPAGYAAAIEAAARALVADGLMIEEDIERSVKAAADWGRPLHDVRL, from the coding sequence ATGACGAACCGCACGCGCATCGAGATCACCGCCCGCACGACCTTCGCTGACGGGGCCGAGTTCGGCCAGGCCGGCGCCTACGAGAAGCTGGTCGGCCGCGCCCACTATGCCGTCGATCCGGCCGCGGCCGCCCAGGCCGGCATCGTCGACCTCGACCGGGCACCGCGCAATGCCGACGGCCTGGTCGAGTTCGCAGCCGACGTCATGATCCTGAAGCCGGTCGACATGGCGCGCGGCAACCGGCGCCTCTTCTTCGGCTACGGCAATCGCGGCAACAAGCGGGAGCTGCAGTTCTTCAACGACGCGCCGCCCACCAACGACCCGGCGACGTTGGCGCACGCCGGCAACGGCTACCTCTTCCGGCGGGGCTACACCATCGTCTGGGGCGCCTGGGAAGGCGACCTGCTGCCGGGCAACGGCCGGCTGATCCTGGACGTGCCGGTGGCGACCGATGGCGGCAAGCCGATCACCGGCCCGGTGCGGACCGAAATCATCGTCGACAAGCCCGGCACCACGGTGGTGCCGCTGTCCGGCCGCGCTTCGACCCGCTCCTACCCGACCGTGTCGCTCGACCCGACCCAGGCGACGCTGACCCGCCGCCGCTACCAGGGCGACCCGCGGATCGCCGTCGCGGCGACGGAATGGGCCTTTGCGCGCGTGGAGGGCGGCAGCGGCCTCGACAACCAGGGCGCGGAACAGGCGATCATCCCGTCCGACACCCATCTGCATCTGCCCGCCGGCTTCCAGCCGGGCTGGATCTACGAGCTGGTCTACACCGCCCGCGACCCGCGCGTGCACGGGTTGGGGCACGTCGCCGTCCGCGACCTGGTCGCCTTCCTGAAGCACGACACCGGTGCCGGCAACCCGCTGGCCGGCGGCATCGACAAGGCCTACGCCTGGGGCCGCTCGCAGACCGGGCGCTGCATCCGCGACTTCCTCTACCAGGGCTACAACGCCGATGCCGGCGGCCGCCAGGTGTTCGAGGGCGTGCTGCCGCATGTCTCCGGCGGCGGGCTGATGTGGATGAACCACCGCTTCTCGCTGGTGGTATCGCCGGCCGGCCAGCAGTACGAAGACCATGCGACGATGGCCGACCGCTTCCCCTTCTCGTACGCGGCCTCCGTCGACCCGCATTCCGGCCGCGAGGACGCGATCCTGAAGCGGCCGGCGACCGACCCGCTGGTCCTGCACACCCAGAGCGCCATCGAATACTGGCAGCGCCGCGGTTCGCTGGTGCATACCGACGCCCACGGCAACGACCTGGCCCAACCGGACAATGTCCGCGTCTACCTGTGGTCCAGCTCGCAGCATTTCGCCGACCCGAACGTGAGGCGCCCGGCCAAGGGCGTGTGCCGGCAGTACCTCAACATCGTCCAGACCTCGATGCTGTTCCGCGGCATGCTGGATGCGCTCGACCGCTGGGCGACCGATGGCACGCCCCCGCCCGCCAGCCGCATCCCGCTGCGCGCCGAGGGCACGCTGGTGACGGCCGAGGAATGGCGCCAGCGCTTCCCCGCCATTCCCGGCGTCGCCCAGCCGACCGGGGTGAATGCCTGCCCGCTGCTGGATTTCGGGCCGCGGGCGGCGGACGGCATCATCGACCAGGAACCGCCCAAGGTGCTGGCGGCCGAGGGCTATCCGACCCTGGTGCCGGCGGTCGACGCCGACGGCAACGACGTGGCCGGCGTGCGCGCGCCGATGGTCGGGGCCCCGCTCGGCACCTATACCGGCTGGAACATCCGCGACCGCGGCTTCGGCCATGGCGCCATGCACGAGTTCACCGGCAGCTACATCCCCTTCCCCGACACCGAGGAAGAGCGGGACGCGACCCGCGACCCGCGGCCGTCGGTGCTGGCCCGCTACGGCTCGCCCGCCGGCTATGCGGCGGCGATCGAGGCGGCGGCCCGCGCCCTGGTCGCCGACGGACTGATGATCGAGGAGGATATCGAGCGGTCGGTGAAGGCGGCCGCCGACTGGGGGCGGCCGCTTCACGACGTGCGATTGTAG
- a CDS encoding TRAP transporter permease gives MTMDLSHGGILRLVGIVIGVLMSLYHMWAIAFGTPEAVYFRGTHLLFALTLVFLFYDRSAKRAGRPPDAIDYGMLVLSAAPILYLFFNYDYIVNRIYYIDDLSTADMVLGAIMVVAVIEGTRRALGWALPITAIVFLVYGLFIAKLEPMRLMDQLFMTTEGIFGIPLSVSAAYVLIFVLFGSFMERTGTGQLFMDFAMSLTGHTAGGPGKVSVVSSSLFGTISGSAVANVMVDGPIAIPLMKRTGFPPHFAAGVEATASTGGQIMPPIMGAAAFVMAEFLAVGYGQVIIWALIPSILYYVACFGAVHFEAKRRGLVGLPRSELPVFSRVMAERGHLFLPVVAILAVMYSGYSAPMAALVGTLLCFPVAALRPSTRGNVTWKNVMEAMADGARNAVTVALACACAGIIIGVVMLSGLGIVFTQLVVGLAQDWLLVALFLTMAAGIVLGMGMPTTPAYIVMTALLVPAIIKLGVIPPAAHMFALYFAVLSAITPPVALAVFAAAGIAKSDIWKSGLAAVKIGAAGFIVPFMFVYEPALLMIGDSWLWIVWRFVCAVAGILLFAGGLHGYFLTWASLWQRVLLAAGGFALVFPSVWSDVTGAVLAGVVLAAQWLARQRTPATAGAR, from the coding sequence ATGACCATGGATCTCAGTCACGGCGGCATCCTCCGCCTCGTCGGCATCGTCATCGGCGTTCTGATGTCGCTCTACCACATGTGGGCGATCGCCTTCGGCACGCCGGAGGCCGTGTATTTCCGCGGGACCCACCTGCTGTTCGCCCTGACGCTCGTCTTCCTGTTCTACGACCGGTCGGCCAAGCGGGCCGGCCGGCCGCCGGATGCCATCGACTACGGCATGCTGGTCCTGTCGGCGGCACCGATCCTCTACCTGTTCTTCAACTACGACTACATCGTCAACCGCATCTACTATATCGACGACCTGTCGACCGCCGACATGGTGCTGGGTGCGATCATGGTGGTGGCCGTCATCGAGGGCACCCGGCGGGCGCTGGGCTGGGCCCTGCCGATAACGGCCATCGTCTTCCTGGTCTATGGGCTGTTCATCGCCAAGCTCGAGCCGATGCGGCTGATGGACCAGCTCTTCATGACGACCGAGGGCATCTTCGGGATTCCGCTCTCGGTGTCGGCCGCTTATGTGCTGATCTTCGTGCTCTTCGGCAGCTTCATGGAGCGCACCGGCACGGGCCAGCTCTTCATGGACTTCGCCATGTCGCTGACCGGCCATACGGCGGGCGGGCCGGGCAAGGTTTCCGTCGTCAGCTCCAGCCTGTTCGGCACCATCTCGGGCAGTGCGGTCGCCAACGTCATGGTCGACGGGCCGATCGCCATTCCCCTGATGAAGCGCACGGGTTTTCCCCCGCACTTCGCTGCGGGGGTGGAGGCGACGGCGTCGACGGGCGGCCAGATCATGCCGCCGATCATGGGGGCGGCTGCCTTCGTGATGGCGGAGTTCCTGGCGGTCGGCTACGGCCAGGTCATCATCTGGGCGCTGATTCCATCCATCCTCTATTACGTCGCCTGCTTCGGGGCGGTGCATTTCGAGGCCAAGCGGCGCGGCCTGGTCGGCCTGCCGCGGTCGGAACTGCCGGTCTTCTCGCGCGTCATGGCCGAGCGCGGCCACCTGTTCCTGCCGGTCGTTGCCATCCTGGCCGTCATGTATTCCGGCTACAGCGCGCCGATGGCGGCCCTGGTGGGGACCCTGCTGTGCTTCCCCGTGGCGGCGCTGCGGCCGTCGACGCGCGGCAACGTCACCTGGAAGAACGTCATGGAGGCGATGGCGGACGGGGCGCGCAACGCCGTCACCGTGGCGCTCGCCTGTGCCTGTGCCGGCATCATCATCGGCGTCGTCATGCTGTCGGGCCTGGGCATCGTCTTCACCCAGCTCGTGGTCGGGCTGGCGCAGGACTGGCTGCTGGTGGCGCTGTTCCTGACCATGGCGGCCGGCATCGTGCTCGGCATGGGCATGCCGACGACGCCGGCCTACATCGTGATGACGGCCCTGCTCGTGCCGGCCATCATCAAGCTGGGCGTCATCCCTCCGGCCGCCCACATGTTCGCGCTCTATTTCGCCGTGCTGTCGGCCATCACCCCGCCGGTGGCGCTGGCCGTCTTCGCGGCCGCCGGCATCGCCAAGTCGGACATCTGGAAAAGCGGCCTGGCGGCAGTGAAGATCGGTGCCGCCGGCTTCATCGTGCCCTTCATGTTCGTGTACGAGCCGGCGCTGCTGATGATCGGCGATAGCTGGCTCTGGATCGTCTGGCGCTTCGTCTGTGCCGTAGCCGGCATCCTGCTCTTCGCCGGCGGCCTGCACGGCTATTTCCTGACCTGGGCCTCGCTCTGGCAGCGCGTGCTGCTGGCCGCGGGGGGCTTCGCGCTGGTCTTCCCCAGCGTCTGGTCGGACGTCACCGGCGCGGTGCTGGCCGGGGTCGTGCTGGCAGCCCAGTGGCTGGCCCGCCAGCGGACCCCGGCCACCGCCGGAGCCCGCTGA
- a CDS encoding hybrid sensor histidine kinase/response regulator translates to MPEPAAPDTDQPRRRPPGLGELAFERSPLAQAVTDGGLRRLRCNPAWTALFGGQSAEPAHWPDEAVTRLAAAPPDGSTVDVRLAPGATGPDGPALVVTARAVRRGRGHVLLLSARRDEAAIDAAAERAAALGQLLASIVHELNNQLSTILAQTQLLRRLIRNQSHGGRLDRVVEAARQSARIVTNLLDLARRRPIRRTPVAMADVTGRAVELVRGRLERAGVELATDLPADLPLVAGDTTGLGQIVVNLVTNACDALAEVPQPRRLSVALGFDADARMLELRVADNGPGIPPAIMKRIFQPFFTTKPEGMGTGLGLSLCVTQVKELGGSITVSNRPEGGAEFLVRLPVSAGDQAAAAAAAMPRPAGGAAILVIDDDQALARYIQSLLRREGHAADLAGDGVDALRRIDRRRYDLLISDIHMAGMDGATLFQRLERDDPESAARILFMTGDIANPELEQFFLLAGRPVIAKPFDDERFLSVVAQLLGRTGSRSPPGSAE, encoded by the coding sequence ATGCCAGAGCCTGCAGCGCCCGACACGGACCAGCCCCGGCGCCGTCCACCCGGCCTGGGGGAACTTGCGTTCGAGCGCTCGCCCTTGGCGCAAGCGGTGACCGACGGGGGGCTGCGCCGCCTGCGCTGCAACCCGGCCTGGACCGCCCTGTTCGGCGGCCAGTCGGCCGAGCCCGCCCACTGGCCCGACGAGGCGGTGACGCGGCTGGCGGCAGCACCGCCCGACGGCAGCACGGTCGACGTGCGGCTGGCGCCGGGAGCGACCGGGCCGGACGGGCCGGCCCTGGTGGTGACGGCCCGTGCCGTGCGCCGGGGGCGCGGCCATGTCCTGTTGCTGTCGGCGCGCCGCGACGAGGCCGCCATCGACGCGGCGGCCGAGCGGGCGGCGGCGCTCGGCCAGCTATTGGCCTCGATCGTCCATGAGCTGAACAACCAGCTCTCGACGATCCTGGCGCAGACCCAGCTGCTGCGCCGGCTGATCCGCAACCAGTCCCATGGCGGGCGGCTCGACCGGGTGGTCGAGGCCGCCCGGCAGTCGGCCCGCATCGTCACCAACCTGCTCGACCTGGCCAGGCGGCGCCCGATCCGGCGCACGCCGGTCGCCATGGCGGATGTGACAGGCCGCGCCGTCGAGCTGGTGCGCGGCCGGCTGGAACGGGCCGGGGTGGAACTGGCGACCGACCTGCCGGCCGACCTGCCGCTCGTCGCGGGCGACACCACGGGCCTGGGCCAGATCGTCGTCAACCTGGTGACCAACGCCTGCGATGCCCTGGCCGAGGTGCCCCAGCCGCGCCGGCTGTCGGTCGCGCTCGGCTTCGACGCCGATGCCCGCATGCTGGAGCTGCGCGTGGCCGACAACGGGCCCGGCATTCCGCCCGCGATCATGAAGCGGATCTTCCAGCCCTTCTTCACGACCAAGCCCGAGGGCATGGGAACCGGCCTCGGCCTATCGCTCTGCGTCACCCAGGTGAAGGAACTGGGCGGCAGCATCACCGTCAGTAACCGGCCCGAGGGCGGGGCGGAATTCCTCGTTCGCCTGCCGGTTTCGGCCGGCGACCAGGCGGCGGCAGCCGCGGCGGCCATGCCGCGGCCGGCCGGCGGCGCGGCGATCCTGGTGATCGACGACGACCAGGCGCTCGCGCGCTACATCCAGTCGCTGCTGCGCCGGGAAGGCCATGCCGCCGACCTGGCGGGCGACGGGGTCGACGCGCTGCGGCGGATCGACCGGCGGCGCTACGACCTGCTGATCAGCGACATCCACATGGCCGGGATGGATGGTGCCACCCTGTTCCAGCGGCTGGAACGCGACGACCCGGAGAGCGCGGCCCGCATCCTCTTCATGACCGGCGACATCGCCAACCCGGAACTGGAGCAGTTCTTCCTGCTGGCCGGCCGGCCGGTGATCGCCAAGCCCTTCGACGACGAGCGCTTCCTGTCGGTCGTGGCGCAGTTGCTGGGCCGCACCGGAAGCCGATCGCCCCCGGGGTCAGCCGAATAG